A window of the Oncorhynchus kisutch isolate 150728-3 linkage group LG12, Okis_V2, whole genome shotgun sequence genome harbors these coding sequences:
- the LOC109900927 gene encoding glutaredoxin-related protein 5, mitochondrial-like — translation MNNLIRSTVRCFRLSSSVYLPRQVDGQNVSWPTLKSSARLMCSAPLQKDLGDMVKKDKVVVFMKGTPAQPMCGFSNAVVQILRMHGVNEYAAYNVLDDQDLRQGVKDFSNWPTIPQIFLNGEFVGGCDIFLQMHQNGDLVEELQKLGIRSTLVDAEKESK, via the exons ATGAACAACCTAATTCGGTCAACTGTTCGCTGTTTTCGGCTCAGTTCGTCGGTTTATCTACCGAGGCAAGTTGATGGACAAAATGTGTCGTGGCCAACATTGAAGTCTTCGGCCCGGCTCATGTGTTCGGCGCCCTTACAGAAAGATCTTGGCGATATGGTGAAAAAAGACAAGGTGGTGGTGTTTATGAAAGGGACGCCTGCCCAGCCGATGTGTGGCTTCAGTAATGCCGTGGTTCAGATCTTGAGGATGCATGGTGTGAATGAGTATGCTGCATATAACGTGTTGGATGACCAGGATCTCAGACAAG GAGTGAAGGACTTCTCCAACTGGCCCACAATCCCACAGATCTTCTTAAATGGCGAGTTTGTGGGTGGCTGTGACATCTTCCTACAGATGCACCAGAACGGAGACCTGGTAGAGGAGCTCCAGAAGCTGGGGATCCGCTCTACACTGGTGGACGCCGAAAAGGAATCCAAGTAG